One genomic window of Luteitalea pratensis includes the following:
- a CDS encoding DUF6544 family protein, whose protein sequence is MFTLFLVLHGLIHVMGVAKAFGYADLPGLTLPISPGMGLAWEAAACLFVAAAVAIYTDPRHWWILGLCAVAVSMIAIVPSWRDAKFGAAANGLAIVGVVFGVLAYGPASLRAAYERDVNASFTRADPQARRVVTEADLAALPSPVQRYLRVAGVVGQPRVREMFVRMHGRIRGGREMAWMPFSSEQHNRFGDTPSRMFYMTATRALLPIQGYHRFVASAASMLIKAAALVPVVDMDSLELTQSETVTLFNDLCILAPSALLDSAVTWEPTMPRAADGDGNGGTIVRAHFSHEGRTITADLVFGANDMLADFISDDRYATLPDGTTMVRQRWSTPVRAVRPFGKVLLASAAEARWHPSDDSWAYLELTIDDVRYDPEH, encoded by the coding sequence GTGTTCACCCTGTTCTTGGTCCTCCACGGGCTCATTCACGTGATGGGCGTCGCGAAAGCGTTCGGCTACGCCGACCTGCCGGGGCTCACGCTGCCAATCTCGCCCGGCATGGGCCTGGCCTGGGAAGCAGCAGCCTGCCTGTTCGTCGCCGCCGCCGTCGCCATCTACACGGACCCGCGCCACTGGTGGATCCTGGGCCTGTGCGCGGTCGCAGTGTCGATGATCGCCATCGTGCCATCCTGGCGTGATGCGAAGTTCGGCGCCGCCGCCAACGGCCTTGCCATCGTCGGCGTGGTCTTCGGCGTGCTCGCCTACGGCCCGGCGAGCCTGCGTGCGGCCTACGAGCGCGACGTCAACGCGTCGTTCACCAGGGCCGATCCGCAGGCGCGCCGGGTCGTCACCGAGGCCGACCTGGCGGCCCTTCCGTCACCGGTGCAGCGCTACCTGCGCGTCGCGGGAGTGGTGGGGCAGCCCCGTGTCAGGGAGATGTTCGTGCGCATGCACGGGCGCATTCGCGGCGGCCGCGAAATGGCTTGGATGCCGTTCTCCTCGGAGCAGCACAACAGGTTCGGCGACACTCCCTCGCGCATGTTCTACATGACGGCGACCCGGGCCCTTCTGCCGATCCAGGGCTATCACCGGTTCGTCGCTTCGGCGGCATCGATGCTGATCAAGGCGGCCGCACTCGTCCCAGTGGTCGACATGGACAGCCTCGAGCTGACGCAGAGCGAGACGGTCACGCTCTTCAACGACCTGTGCATCCTGGCGCCGTCGGCGCTCCTCGACAGCGCGGTCACCTGGGAACCGACGATGCCAAGGGCCGCCGATGGTGACGGGAACGGCGGCACGATCGTGCGCGCCCACTTCAGCCACGAGGGTCGCACCATCACAGCCGACCTCGTGTTCGGCGCCAACGACATGTTGGCCGACTTCATCTCCGACGATCGCTACGCCACGTTGCCGGACGGCACGACGATGGTGCGCCAGCGATGGTCGACGCCGGTCCGTGCGGTACGTCCGTTCGGGAAGGTCCTCCTTGCGTCGGCGGCAGAGGCGCGGTGGCACCCCAGCGACGACTCGTGGGCCTATCTCGAGCTGACGATCGACGACGTACGGTACGACCCGGAGCACTGA
- a CDS encoding substrate-binding domain-containing protein, with product MVLAVSTLASCGQPTPPSNGSSAAESSSAGAAVRPRVALVMKSLANEFFVTMAEGAKQHQAAHQSEYDLIVNGIRNETDITQQVALVEQMVAQGVQAIVIAPADSRALVPALRRAQQHGVVVVNIDNKLDEATLADAGLRVPFVGPDNRAGARAVGEVIAKRLGRGDAVAILEGVPTAFNAQQRRLGFEDAMRAAGIRVAAVQGAQWEQDKANTVSAALLREHPDLKAILASNDSMALGAAAAVRQSARAGQVLVVGFDNIAAVRQLLDEGRILATADQHGDQLAVYGIEFALRLLRKEAAPEDRQTPVDVVTAR from the coding sequence ATGGTGCTGGCAGTCTCGACGCTCGCCAGCTGTGGCCAGCCCACGCCGCCGTCCAACGGATCGTCCGCGGCGGAGAGCTCGTCCGCGGGGGCGGCGGTGCGGCCGCGCGTCGCGCTGGTGATGAAGTCGCTCGCGAACGAGTTCTTCGTCACGATGGCCGAGGGCGCAAAGCAGCATCAGGCGGCCCACCAGTCCGAGTACGATCTCATCGTCAACGGCATCCGCAACGAAACCGACATCACGCAGCAGGTCGCGCTGGTCGAGCAGATGGTCGCCCAAGGCGTGCAGGCGATCGTGATCGCCCCCGCCGACTCGCGCGCGCTCGTGCCCGCGCTGCGCCGCGCGCAGCAACATGGCGTGGTCGTCGTCAACATCGACAACAAGCTGGACGAGGCGACGCTGGCGGACGCAGGCCTGCGGGTGCCGTTCGTGGGACCTGACAATCGCGCCGGGGCGCGTGCGGTGGGCGAGGTGATCGCGAAGCGCCTCGGCAGGGGCGACGCCGTGGCGATCCTCGAAGGGGTGCCGACGGCATTCAACGCGCAGCAGCGCCGTCTCGGATTCGAGGACGCGATGCGTGCGGCCGGGATCCGCGTGGCGGCGGTGCAGGGCGCGCAGTGGGAACAGGACAAGGCCAACACCGTCTCGGCGGCCCTCCTGCGCGAACACCCGGATCTGAAGGCGATCCTCGCCAGCAACGACAGCATGGCGCTCGGCGCCGCGGCAGCGGTGCGCCAGTCCGCTCGGGCCGGCCAGGTGTTGGTGGTCGGTTTCGACAACATCGCCGCGGTGCGGCAACTGCTCGACGAGGGCCGCATCCTGGCAACGGCGGATCAGCACGGAGATCAACTCGCCGTCTACGGCATCGAGTTCGCGCTCAGGCTCCTCCGCAAGGAAGCGGCGCCCGAGGATCGGCAGACGCCAGTGGATGTGGTCACTGCCCGATAA
- a CDS encoding sugar ABC transporter ATP-binding protein — MWSLPDNVVPALLSLRGVGKSYAVPVLTGVDLDFRAGEVHALMGANGAGKSTLVRIVCGLTTADSGAMTLAGHPHAPGSRRAAEDAGVQVVLQELDLIETLSVAENLFLTRLPHRFGLLDRASLQARASRALALVGLEALDPRIPVAALGVGQRQLVEIAAALARDCRVLVLDEPTAALTAPEVERLFAHVRQLRDRGIAVLYISHRMEEIAGLADRVTVLRDGRVVGHGAVADMPRDAIMALMTGIAPAQALPVEHAIGDTAGTRAAATGEGRLRPGSGAQGRSATAPVALRVEHLRCGTAVRDVTFEVRRGEILGLSGLVGAGRTETLRAIFGADRPDAGHISVADGRPLRLRGPRDAVRAGLGMVPEDRQAHALLLPQSIRSNITLATLRQVSRARTWVDSALERRTAGDMATRLDVRGPGLEHRAEVLSGGNQQKVVLARWLLRECEVLLVDEPTRGIDAGATLAIHVVLRALAARGTALVIVSSELEELMALCDRIVVLASGRVTGSFSRGEWTQASLMAAAFAGPGVTS; from the coding sequence ATGTGGTCACTGCCCGATAACGTCGTGCCCGCGTTGCTCTCCCTGCGAGGCGTGGGCAAGTCGTACGCGGTGCCGGTGCTCACCGGCGTCGATCTCGACTTCCGCGCCGGCGAGGTGCACGCGCTGATGGGCGCCAACGGCGCCGGCAAGTCGACGCTGGTGCGCATCGTGTGCGGACTGACGACAGCCGACAGCGGCGCGATGACGTTGGCGGGGCATCCGCACGCGCCAGGATCACGTCGCGCCGCCGAGGACGCGGGCGTGCAGGTGGTGCTGCAGGAACTCGACCTGATCGAGACGCTCAGCGTCGCGGAGAACCTGTTCCTGACGCGGCTGCCGCATCGATTCGGGCTGCTCGATCGCGCGTCGCTGCAGGCACGGGCCTCGCGGGCGCTGGCGCTGGTGGGTCTCGAGGCACTGGATCCGCGCATCCCGGTCGCGGCGCTCGGCGTCGGGCAACGGCAACTCGTCGAGATCGCGGCGGCACTGGCGCGCGACTGCCGCGTGCTCGTGCTCGACGAGCCCACCGCCGCGCTGACGGCACCGGAAGTGGAACGGCTGTTCGCGCACGTGCGGCAGTTGCGCGACCGCGGTATCGCGGTGCTGTACATCAGCCATCGCATGGAGGAGATCGCCGGCCTCGCCGATCGCGTGACCGTGCTGCGTGACGGTCGCGTCGTGGGTCACGGCGCAGTCGCTGACATGCCTCGCGACGCGATCATGGCGCTGATGACCGGCATTGCGCCGGCCCAGGCGCTGCCTGTCGAGCATGCCATCGGCGACACCGCCGGGACGCGCGCAGCGGCGACGGGTGAGGGCCGCCTCCGCCCAGGCTCCGGCGCCCAGGGACGCAGTGCAACAGCGCCGGTGGCACTGCGAGTCGAGCACCTGCGGTGCGGCACGGCGGTCCGCGATGTGACTTTCGAGGTCCGGCGCGGCGAGATCCTCGGTCTCTCGGGACTGGTGGGCGCGGGCCGCACCGAGACGTTGCGCGCCATCTTTGGCGCCGATCGTCCCGATGCCGGACACATCAGCGTGGCCGACGGGCGCCCGTTGCGGCTGCGTGGGCCACGTGACGCGGTGCGTGCCGGCCTCGGGATGGTGCCTGAGGATCGACAAGCACACGCGCTCCTGCTCCCGCAATCGATCCGCAGCAACATCACGCTGGCCACGCTCCGGCAGGTGTCGCGCGCGAGGACATGGGTCGATAGCGCACTCGAGCGTCGCACGGCTGGCGACATGGCGACGCGACTCGACGTTCGCGGTCCTGGGCTCGAGCATCGCGCAGAGGTGCTGAGTGGCGGCAACCAGCAGAAGGTTGTGCTCGCACGCTGGCTGCTACGCGAGTGCGAGGTACTGCTGGTGGACGAACCCACACGCGGCATCGACGCCGGCGCCACGCTGGCCATCCACGTCGTGCTGCGCGCACTCGCTGCACGCGGCACGGCCCTCGTCATCGTCTCGAGCGAGCTCGAGGAACTGATGGCGTTGTGCGACCGCATCGTGGTCCTGGCGAGCGGACGAGTGACGGGCTCGTTCTCACGCGGCGAATGGACCCAGGCGTCGCTGATGGCTGCCGCCTTCGCTGGCCCGGGAGTGACGTCGTGA
- a CDS encoding ABC transporter permease, with the protein MRGRGAIRESTGLVLVLVLLVALFSVTSEHFLSRVTFTTLANQLPALAVIVVGMTLVLIAGGIDLSVGSVMALGAAVLGVTLTRWQWPVPLALSACVGVGVLAGLVNGLITVRWSIPSFIVTLGMLEIARGGAYVATDSRSVFVGSALDGVGAPLPVLGVSPAFLVAALLVVAGEVLLTRTVFGRYLVAIGTNREAVRLSGIAPAPVEVAVFTLSGALAGLAGIFHVAYLESVDPNAGIGLELSAIAAVVIGGTSLMGGRGSVVASFVGVLIIVVLQAGLAQIGATEPTKRIVTGLVIITAVIVDAWRRRWQKNR; encoded by the coding sequence ATGCGCGGCCGCGGCGCGATCCGCGAGTCGACGGGACTCGTCCTCGTGCTGGTACTGCTGGTCGCGCTGTTCAGCGTCACCAGCGAGCACTTCCTGTCGCGGGTCACGTTCACGACGCTCGCCAATCAGTTGCCGGCACTCGCCGTGATTGTGGTCGGCATGACGCTCGTGCTGATCGCGGGCGGCATCGATCTCTCGGTCGGGTCGGTGATGGCTCTTGGTGCCGCCGTCCTCGGCGTGACGTTGACGCGCTGGCAATGGCCGGTGCCGCTGGCGCTCTCGGCGTGTGTCGGCGTCGGCGTACTGGCCGGCCTCGTCAACGGCCTGATCACCGTGCGTTGGTCGATCCCATCGTTCATCGTGACGCTCGGCATGCTGGAGATCGCGCGCGGCGGCGCCTACGTGGCCACCGATTCCCGATCCGTCTTCGTGGGGAGCGCGCTCGACGGCGTCGGTGCACCGCTGCCTGTTCTCGGCGTCTCGCCCGCGTTCCTCGTCGCGGCACTGCTGGTCGTCGCCGGGGAGGTGTTGCTCACACGCACCGTGTTCGGCCGGTATCTCGTGGCGATCGGCACCAACCGTGAAGCTGTGCGGCTCTCGGGCATCGCGCCAGCACCGGTCGAGGTCGCGGTGTTCACGTTGTCGGGCGCCCTTGCGGGCCTGGCCGGCATCTTCCACGTGGCGTACCTCGAGTCGGTCGACCCCAACGCCGGTATCGGACTCGAGCTGTCGGCGATTGCCGCAGTCGTGATCGGCGGCACGAGCCTCATGGGCGGCCGCGGATCGGTCGTCGCGAGCTTCGTCGGCGTGCTGATCATCGTGGTCCTGCAGGCGGGACTGGCCCAGATCGGCGCCACCGAACCCACCAAGCGCATCGTGACGGGGCTGGTCATCATCACGGCCGTGATCGTCGATGCATGGCGCCGACGGTGGCAAAAGAACCGATGA
- a CDS encoding two-component regulator propeller domain-containing protein, protein MLVLLLAMWGSRGGVALAQEDRPQDYRVARWTTAEGLPQNTINDIVALPNGELWLATFGGVVRFDGNDFRVVDIAGDAGLASNRITALALAGTDAFWYVTQEGHLGRIEGGRARAVIAANRSMPDVIGLLAARGQFYVQTVDGDIWASDGTGPWRVFTRAPGDGTGGFNFLTRSRTGRPWASFGQSVLALTPAGGGAPTPLPVSGLSVAGGIDGELWIGLRNGVAHYINGRVETLDVRPRLEAVITALLYVSDNELWVAGDGTVSHLTTQPDGTWRRAQLPLDLPDSLQIRSLSLDGEGNVWVGTNGRGLYRAHREATRRFGHDVGLGAVEALVSDGRGGAWAAASCAGVFHVDEAGNVEVVLGAGSAGEPSGCENGFAAAPGGDVWIRSLTHIFRVRGTAPHISRLQVTLPDEAGPIVAVPDGTFWVASRSGDVRHVDAERVIEQVALPGPVVSLVMAPDGTLWAGGNGEIFHIPGGRRPVERIGASQGMPRGWVRDILVDPDGTVWIATYGGGLGHLRNGRMARLTMTEGLPDNALSRIIDDRHGRLWLSTNRGAAVLHRTEIAEVLAGTRRVLTPVVLGAERGVQEANFGMPAGFADQSGRMWFGTIDGIVRVDANRFPLNKTPPRVRVDGIFADERRLPLDGVVKIPAGTSRVRLNFGAMALRYPERLRFRYRIDGIDRDWVDVGGQRFATFTPAAPGNHRFLLQARNEDGVWGAAPVAVELAVLPAWWQTGAARLAAVAALVVVIFGLYRIRVQALEVRHHERVQAVEQRRRTEAQASALRTQLEHVSRLALAGELTASLAHEVKQPLQAIVANAEVAQHMVATGHASGVEFSEVLHDIVAQGIRASEVIGELREFLRADHPEMGPLDLSQLVHDMLPLMRREFEDHRVQVRVDLVEPVPAVEGRRVQLEQVIVNLLMNACEALAHVDGPRRVTVSTRVVAGRVEVVVSDNGPGLQADVADRLFEPFVSTKPKGMGMGLAISRSITDAHRGRLTAEASPGGGLTVVMSLPTLSSPSEPEA, encoded by the coding sequence ATGCTCGTTCTGCTGCTCGCCATGTGGGGCAGCCGTGGTGGGGTCGCACTCGCCCAGGAAGACCGCCCACAGGACTACCGCGTCGCGCGGTGGACGACCGCGGAAGGCCTGCCGCAGAACACGATCAACGACATCGTCGCCCTGCCCAACGGCGAGTTGTGGCTCGCCACCTTCGGCGGCGTGGTGCGCTTCGACGGCAACGACTTCCGTGTGGTGGATATCGCCGGCGATGCAGGCCTCGCCTCCAATCGCATCACGGCTCTCGCACTCGCGGGTACCGATGCGTTCTGGTACGTGACCCAGGAGGGACATCTCGGGCGGATCGAAGGCGGCAGGGCACGCGCCGTGATCGCCGCCAACAGATCCATGCCCGACGTGATCGGTCTACTCGCTGCCCGTGGGCAGTTCTACGTCCAGACGGTGGACGGCGACATCTGGGCCAGTGATGGCACGGGCCCGTGGCGCGTCTTCACGCGCGCCCCGGGTGATGGCACGGGCGGCTTCAACTTCCTGACTCGCTCCCGCACCGGCAGGCCATGGGCATCGTTCGGGCAATCGGTGCTCGCGCTGACGCCGGCTGGCGGGGGGGCACCCACACCGTTACCCGTGTCAGGCCTGTCGGTGGCCGGCGGCATCGACGGTGAACTGTGGATTGGCCTGCGGAATGGCGTCGCCCACTACATCAATGGCCGGGTCGAAACGCTCGACGTGCGGCCGCGCCTCGAGGCGGTGATCACCGCCCTCCTTTACGTAAGCGATAACGAACTCTGGGTTGCCGGCGACGGCACCGTGTCGCACCTGACGACGCAGCCAGATGGCACCTGGCGCCGGGCGCAGTTGCCGCTCGACCTGCCCGACAGCCTGCAAATCCGATCGCTCTCGCTCGACGGCGAGGGCAACGTGTGGGTGGGCACCAACGGGCGTGGCCTCTACAGGGCCCATCGGGAGGCGACCCGCCGCTTCGGTCACGACGTCGGGTTGGGGGCCGTCGAAGCCCTCGTCTCCGACGGCAGGGGCGGAGCCTGGGCAGCCGCTTCGTGTGCCGGGGTCTTCCATGTCGACGAGGCCGGCAACGTCGAAGTCGTCCTCGGGGCCGGCAGCGCCGGCGAACCCAGTGGGTGTGAAAACGGGTTCGCCGCCGCACCAGGGGGCGATGTCTGGATCCGGTCGCTCACGCATATCTTTCGCGTCCGCGGCACCGCACCGCACATCAGCCGGTTACAGGTCACGCTGCCCGACGAGGCGGGTCCCATCGTCGCGGTGCCTGACGGCACGTTCTGGGTGGCGTCGCGCAGTGGCGACGTGCGGCACGTCGACGCCGAGCGCGTGATCGAGCAGGTGGCCCTGCCAGGTCCCGTCGTGTCGCTCGTCATGGCGCCGGACGGCACGCTCTGGGCGGGTGGCAATGGCGAGATCTTTCACATCCCTGGCGGCAGGCGACCTGTCGAGCGGATCGGCGCATCGCAGGGGATGCCACGTGGCTGGGTCCGCGACATCCTGGTCGACCCTGACGGCACCGTGTGGATTGCCACGTACGGCGGCGGCCTCGGGCACCTGAGGAACGGGCGGATGGCGCGCCTCACGATGACGGAAGGCCTGCCCGACAACGCGTTGTCACGAATCATCGACGACCGTCACGGGCGGCTGTGGCTGTCGACCAATCGTGGCGCCGCCGTGCTGCATCGCACCGAGATCGCAGAGGTGCTGGCGGGGACGCGGCGCGTGCTCACGCCAGTCGTCCTTGGCGCGGAGCGCGGCGTGCAGGAGGCGAACTTCGGGATGCCGGCGGGCTTCGCCGACCAGTCCGGCCGGATGTGGTTCGGGACGATCGACGGCATCGTCCGCGTCGACGCCAACCGCTTCCCGCTGAACAAGACGCCGCCACGGGTACGCGTCGATGGCATCTTCGCCGACGAACGTCGCCTGCCGCTCGACGGCGTGGTGAAGATTCCCGCCGGCACATCACGCGTGCGGCTGAACTTCGGCGCCATGGCCTTGCGCTATCCCGAGCGCTTGCGGTTCCGCTACCGCATCGACGGTATCGACCGTGACTGGGTGGACGTCGGCGGACAGCGTTTTGCCACCTTCACGCCGGCCGCCCCTGGCAATCATCGATTCCTCCTGCAGGCGCGCAACGAGGATGGCGTCTGGGGTGCTGCGCCAGTCGCCGTCGAACTTGCCGTGCTGCCAGCGTGGTGGCAGACAGGTGCAGCGCGACTGGCCGCCGTTGCGGCGCTGGTCGTGGTGATCTTCGGCCTCTATCGCATCCGCGTGCAGGCCCTCGAGGTTCGTCATCACGAGCGTGTGCAGGCGGTGGAGCAACGGCGCCGTACCGAGGCGCAGGCGTCTGCGCTGCGCACGCAACTCGAACATGTCTCGCGACTGGCGCTGGCCGGCGAGCTCACGGCGAGCCTGGCACACGAGGTGAAGCAGCCGCTGCAGGCAATCGTGGCCAATGCCGAAGTCGCGCAGCACATGGTCGCCACGGGCCACGCGTCGGGCGTGGAGTTCAGTGAGGTCCTGCACGACATCGTCGCGCAGGGCATCCGCGCATCGGAGGTCATCGGGGAACTGCGCGAGTTCCTCCGGGCCGATCACCCGGAGATGGGGCCGCTGGATCTCTCGCAGCTCGTGCACGACATGCTGCCGCTGATGCGACGCGAGTTCGAGGACCACCGCGTGCAGGTCCGCGTGGATCTCGTCGAACCGGTGCCCGCCGTCGAAGGTCGACGCGTCCAGCTGGAGCAGGTGATCGTCAACCTGCTGATGAACGCGTGCGAGGCGCTTGCGCACGTCGATGGGCCGCGACGCGTCACCGTCAGCACACGTGTCGTCGCGGGGCGCGTCGAAGTGGTCGTCAGCGACAACGGTCCCGGGCTGCAGGCAGACGTCGCCGACCGGCTCTTCGAGCCCTTCGTGAGCACCAAGCCCAAGGGCATGGGCATGGGTCTGGCCATTTCGCGCTCGATCACCGACGCCCACCGTGGACGCCTCACCGCCGAGGCGTCACCAGGCGGCGGTCTCACGGTCGTGATGTCGCTGCCGACGCTATCGTCACCCAGCGAGCCCGAGGCCTGA
- a CDS encoding BON domain-containing protein, translated as MSPVIRETRTGRALAGAAVVMTALALAPVSASAQATATQKAQAAAHETKQETKEAAHKTGNVITDSWITMKVHSQFVPENVLEKSDIDVDTKAGVVTLMGTVPTGAGKTRAVAIAKATDGVKSVNDRLRVVPEAEHGASATANKAGNTISDGWVTSKIYADYIDEDVLEGSDIDVDVDAGVATLKGTVPTQAGSARAAAIAKATDGVKSVRNNLKVVAKTPKT; from the coding sequence ATGAGTCCTGTCATCCGTGAAACCCGTACGGGCCGCGCACTTGCCGGCGCGGCCGTTGTCATGACGGCGCTCGCGCTCGCGCCCGTGTCCGCCAGCGCGCAGGCCACGGCCACGCAGAAGGCGCAAGCCGCAGCGCATGAGACCAAGCAGGAGACCAAGGAAGCGGCTCACAAGACCGGCAACGTGATCACCGATTCCTGGATCACGATGAAGGTGCATTCGCAGTTCGTTCCAGAGAACGTGCTCGAGAAGAGCGACATCGACGTCGACACCAAGGCGGGCGTGGTCACGTTGATGGGGACGGTGCCGACTGGCGCTGGCAAGACCCGGGCGGTCGCGATCGCCAAGGCCACCGACGGCGTGAAGAGCGTCAACGATCGCTTGCGCGTCGTGCCCGAGGCCGAGCACGGCGCCTCGGCGACCGCCAACAAGGCCGGCAATACCATCAGCGACGGCTGGGTGACCTCGAAGATTTACGCTGATTACATCGACGAGGACGTGCTCGAAGGCAGCGACATCGACGTCGACGTGGACGCCGGCGTGGCGACGCTCAAGGGCACCGTGCCGACGCAGGCCGGGTCGGCGCGCGCGGCAGCCATTGCCAAGGCGACCGACGGCGTGAAGTCGGTGCGCAACAACCTCAAGGTCGTCGCGAAGACGCCGAAGACGTAG